The proteins below come from a single Oryzias latipes chromosome 14, ASM223467v1 genomic window:
- the LOC101156841 gene encoding transcription initiation factor TFIID subunit 1 isoform X7 gives MSDSDSDEDQGRPFSLTGFLFGNINEDGQLEDDSVLDNESKKHLAGLGTLGLGSLITEITANEGEEKENKDSENVDGEGWVKSTDDAVDYSDISEVAEDETKKYRQAMGSLQLSRKTDDDDDYDADCEDIDSKLMPPPPPPSLSLPEKEESSSQSTNAGEDGDGIILPSIIAPSSAADKVDFSSSSDSESETDRPCQISGSGGPPDRLTLPLAGIMQKDAAKALPGVTELFPEFRPGKVLRFLRLFGPGKNMPSVWRSARRKKKRKHRDPQPGTPPPEGEVSEPGLEKKSGWIYEYALPPPPEQCLSDDEITMMAPVESKFSQTSGDGDKETESRPKVAEWRYGPAQLWYDMLGVPEDGSGFNYGFKLKRLESSEPQKQEIPKEITEIPQETVQRQKEMNDSDGEEVDGNEEKQALENEVFLMVTQLKWEDDIIWNGEDVKHKGTKTQRASLAGWLPSSMTRNANAYNAQQGLTRSNSQLVPPTPPPIPKTPTITGAKRDKSSLDHQASQEESCSWYSIFPIDNEELVYGRWEDNIIWDDQEMDHMLAPPVLTLDPNDENIILEIPDEKEEATSHSPSKENKKETAIKKSRILLGKTGVIKDEPQQNMSQPEVKDPWNLSNDEFYYPKQQGLRGTFGGNIIQHSIPALELRQPFFPTHMGPMKLRQFHRPTLKKYSFGALAQPGPHAVQPLLKHIKKKAKMREQERQASGGGDMFFMRTPQDLTGKDGDLILAEYSEEYPPLIMQVGMATKIKNYYKRKPGKDPGAPDCKYGETVYCHTSPFLGSLHPGQLLQAFENNLFRSPIYLHKMPETDFLVLRTRHGYFIRELVDIIVVGQECPLFEVPGPNSKRANTHIRDFLQVFIYRLFWKSKDRPRRIRMEDIKKAFPSHSESSIRKRLKLCADFKRTGMDSNWWVLKPDFRLPTEEEIRAMVSPEQCCAYYSMLVAEQRLKDAGYGEKSFFAPEEENEEDFQMKIDDEVRTAPWNTTRAFISAMKGKCLLEVTGVADPTGCGEGFSYVKVPNKPTQQKDDKEPQPVKKTVTGTDADLRRLSLKNAKQLLRKFGVPEEEIKKLSRWEVIDVVRTMSTEQARSGEGPMSKFARGSRFSVAEHQERYKEECQRIFDLQNKVLESTEVLSTDTDSSSAEDSDFEEMGKNIENMLQNKKTSSQLSREREEQERKELQRMLMGEESDNKGRKDRRKGLSSSLSTSSHKDDDTSSVTSLNSSATGRRLKIYRTFRDEDGKEYVRCETVRKAAVIDAYTRIRTTKDDEFIRKFALFDEQHREEMRKERRRIQEQLRRLKRNQEKDKIKGPPEKKAKKAKERPDLKLKCGACGAIGHMRTNKFCPLYYQTNAPPSNPVAMTEEQEEELEKTVIHNDNEELIKVEGTKIVLGKQLIESADEVRRKSLVLKFPKQQLPQKKKRRVGSAVHCDYLNKPHKAIHRRRTDPMVTLSSVLESLINDMRDHPNTYPFHTPVNAKVVKDYYKIITRPMDLQTLRENVRKRMYPSREEFREAVELIVKNSATYNGAKHPITQVAQSMLDLCDAKLKEKEDRLVRLEKAINPLLDDDDQVAFSFILDNIVTQKMMIVPDSWPFHHPVNKKFVPDYYKVIPNPMDLETIRKNISKHKYQNRDAFLSDVSLIHANSIKYNGPDSPYTKTALDIISICKQTLAEYDEHLTQLEKDICTAKEAALDAADLDGFESMPGPYTPQGRHGRRPGEEESDVDIEGFEEEDDGKPKTPAPAEDAEGDLEDEDDDDEMLLPPRRRAHDQDEDEEEREHRRSSHPAQSSVLYQDLLMSDGEDDASEEEGDNPFSSIQLSESGSDSDREVNVRPPPPRRTQETARMGMEQDESMMSYEGDGPDGPTLEDSNISYGSYEETESRSQTQTSTMINGEEYGISEEEEDEEDEARRRGPAVLSQVQLSEDEESEEFRSIGGDSDMDSDN, from the exons ATGTCTGACTCTGACAGTGACGAAGATCAAGGTCGCCCGTTTTCCCTCACTGGCTTCCTCTTTGGAAACATCAATGAAGACGGACAGTTGGAGGATGATAGCGTTTTGGacaat GAGTCCAAAAAGCATCTCGCTGGTTTAGGAACTCTGGGTCTGGGTTCTTTAATTACAGAGATTACTGCAAATGAGGgcgaggaaaaagaaaataaagattcagAAAATGTCGATGGGGAAG GTTGGGTGAAAAGCACTGACGACGCTGTCGATTATTCTGACATCAGCGAGGTGGCAGAAGATGAGACCAAAAAGTACCGCCAGGCTATGGGGTCTTTGCAGCTAAGCCGGAAAACTG ATGACGACGACGACTATGATGCTGACTGTGAGGATATTGACTCTAAGCTCATGCCTCCACCGCCGCCGCCTAGTCTTTCATTGCCAGAGAAGGAGGAATCCTCAAGCCAGAGCACAAACG CGGGGGAAGACGGTGATGGCATCATCCTGCCCTCCATCATTGCACCATCCTCTGCTGCTGATAAGGTGGACTTCAGCAGCTCTTCAGACTCTGAGTCAGAAACTGACAGACCTTGTCAGATCTCTGGATCTGGAGGCCCCCCCGACAGACTTACCCTCCCTCTTGCTGGCATAATGCAGAAAGATGCAGCCAAAGCTCTGCCTGGCGTCACAGAGCTCTTTCCAGAGTTTAGGCCTGGCAAG GTTCTCAGGTTCTTAAGGCTGTTTGGTCCTGGAAAGAACATGCCGTCAGTTTGGAGGAGTGCCCGCAGGAAGAAGAAGCGGAAACACAGGGACCCTCAGCCTGGAACACCTCCACCTGAAGGTGAGGTGTCAGAACCAGGCCTGGAGAAAAAATCGGGATGGATTTATGAGTACGCCCTCCCTCCACCCCCAGAGCAGTGCCTCTCCGATGATGAG ATAACTATGATGGCTCCAGTGGAGTCAAAGTTTTCGCAGACCAGTGGGGATGGGGACAAGGAGACAGAGTCTCGACCTAAAGTGGCAGAATGGAGATATGGTCCAGCTCAGCTCTGGTATGACATGCTGGGTGTACCTGAGGATGGAAGTGGTTTCAACTATGGGTTCAAGCTGAAAAGGCTGGAGTCCAGTGAGCCTCAGAAGCAGGAGATCCCCAAGGAAATCACAGAGATTCCTCAAGAA ACGGTTCAGAGACAAAAGGAAATGAATGACAGCGATGGAGAGGAAGTTGatggaaatgaagaaaaacaggcTTTAGAGAATGAGGTCTTCTTGATGGTCACTCAGCTTAAGTGGGAGGATGATATCATTTGGAATGGAGAAGATGTAAAGCACAAGGGAACCAAGACACAGAGAGCCAGTCTGGCAGGATGGCTTCCCTCCAGCATGACGCGCAACGCCAATGCTTATAATGCACAGCAAG gtCTCACTAGAAGTAATTCTCAGCTGGTACCACCAACGCCTCCACCCATACCCAAAACTCCTACGATCACAGGTGCTAAACGGGACAAAAGCAGCCTCGATCATCAAG CTTCTCAAGAAGAATCCTGTTCCTGGTATTCTATTTTCCCCATTGACAATGAGGAGCTGGTGTATGGCCGATGGGAAGACAACATCATCTGGGATGATCAGGAGATGGATCACATGCTTGCACCACCTGTTCTTACACTGGATCCCAATGATGAGAATATTATTCTAG AAATTCCAGATGAGAAAGAAGAAGCGACCTCACATTCACCATCAAAAGAGAATAAGAAGGAAACTGCAATTAAGAAGAGCCGCATTTTATTGGGAAAGACCGGAGTGATCAAAGACGAGCCGCAGCAA AACATGTCCCAGCCTGAAGTTAAGGATCCCTGGAATCTCTCCAATGATGAGTTTTACTACCCCAAACAGCAAGGTCTGAGAGGAACCTTTGGTGGCAATATCATTCAG CATTCAATCCCAGCTCTAGAGCTACGGCAGCCATTCTTCCCCACTCACATGGGACCCATGAAGCTTCGCCAGTTCCATCGTCCAACACTGAAGAAGTATTCATTTGGAGCTTTAGCTCAGCCGGGCCCCCACGCTGTTCAGCCCCTACTCAAACACATCAAGAAGAAGGCCAAG ATGAGAGAGCAGGAGCGGCAAGCTTCAGGAGGTGGAGACATGTTTTTTATGCGAACGCCACAAGACCTGACAGGCAAAGATGGCGATCTGATTCTAGCAGAATACAGTGAGGAATACCCGCCTCTTATCATGCAAGTGGGCATGGCTACAAAGATCAAGAACTACTACAAAAGG AAACCTGGAAAAGATCCTGGAGCGCCAGACTGTAAGTACGGAGAGACTGTGTACTGCCACACGTCCCCCTTTCTGGGCTCTTTGCACCCTGGACAATTACTCCAG gcaTTTGAGAACAACCTTTTTCGGTCCCCGATCTATCTGCACAAAATGCCAGAAACGGATTTCTTGGTCCTACGAACCCGGCATGGCTACTTCATTAGAGAGCTTGTTGACATTATTGTAGTTGGACAGGAGTGTCCCTTGTTTGAAGTCCCAGGGCCAAACTCCAAGCGAGCCAATACTCACATCAGGGACTTCTTGCAG GTGTTTATTTACCGCTTGTTCTGGAAGAGCAAGGATCGGCCCAGAAGAATCCGcatggaggacataaagaaagCTTTTCCGTCACACTCAGAAAGCAGCATCAGGAAACGGCTCAAGTTATGTGCAGACTTCAAACGTACAG GTATGGACTCCAACTGGTGGGTGTTGAAACCGGACTTCAGATTGcccacagaagaagaaatccGAGCCATGGTGTCTCCAGAGCAGTGCTGTGCTTATTACAGCATGCTTGTGGCAGAGCAGAGGCTAAAG GATGCTGGATATGGTGAGAAATCTTTCTTTGCCCCAGAAGAAGAGAATGAGGAGGACTTTCAGATGAAGATTGACGATGAG GTGCGGACAGCTCCTTGGAACACAACACGAGCGTTCATTTCTGCCATGAAGGGAAAGTGTCTGCTGGAGGTGACTGGTGTGGCAGATCCCACAGGCTGTGGGGAGGGTTTCTCCTATGTGAAAGTGCCCAACAAGCCCACCCAACAGAAG GATGACAAAGAGCCTCAACCTGTCAAGAAGACGGTGACGGGGACAGATGCAGATCTCAGGAGGCTTTCACTTAAGAACGCCAAGCAGCTGCTTCGCAAGTTTGGAGTTCCGGAGGAAGAA ATCAAGAAGCTCTCTCGCTGGGAGGTAATCGATGTGGTGAGAACCATGTCCACAGAGCAGGCGCGATCAGGCGAAGGTCCCATGAGCAAATTTGCCAGAGGCTCTCGTTTCTCTGTGGCTGAACACCAGGAGCGCTACAAGGAAGAGTGCCAGAGGATCTTTGATCTGCAGAACAA AGTTCTGGAGTCAACAGAGGTGCTGTCCACAGACACAGACAGCAGTTCAGCAGAAGATAGTGACTTTGAGGAGATGGGTAAAAACATTgagaacatgctgcagaacaaaaagaCCAGCTCCCAGCTTTCTCGGGAGAGAGAAGAGCAGGAAAGGaaggagctgcagaggatgctGATGGGAGAAGAGAGCGACAACAAAGGACGCAAGGATAGGCGTAAAGGGTTAT CCAGTTCCTTGTCCACCAGCTCTCACAAAGATGACGACACATCTTCTGTCACCAGCCTAAACTCCTCAGCTACGGGACGCAGACTCAAGATCTACCGCACATTTAGAGACGAGGATGGTAAAGAGTATGTGCGCTGTGAGACTGTGAGGAAGGCTGCAGTGATTGATGCATATACCAGAATCAGAACCACCAAAGATGATGAATTCAT ACGAAAGTTTGCCCTGTTTGATGAGCAGCACAGAGAGGAGATGAGGAAAGAGCGTCGGCGAATTCAGGAGCAGCTCAGGAGGCTGAAGAGAAACCAAGAGAAGGACAAGATCAAAGGTCCTCCAGAGAAAAAGGCCAAGAAAGCCAAAGAGAGACCAGACCTCAAG TTGAAGTGTGGAGCTTGTGGAGCCATCGGCCACATGAGGACCAACAAATTCTGTCCGCTTTACTATCAAACCAACGCTCCACCCTCAAATCCTGTTGCCATGACAGAAGAGCAGGAAGAAGAGCTGGAGAAGACGGTCATCCATAATGACAATGAGGAACTGATCAAAGTGGAAGGAACCAAGATTGTACTGGGAAAGCAACTCATTGAGAG TGCTGATGAGGTGCGCAGGAAGTCTTTGGTGCTGAAGTTTCCTAAGCAGCAGCTGccgcaaaagaaaaagagacgTGTGGGAAGTGCGGTCCACTGCGATTACCTCAAT AAACCGCATAAGGCGATCCACCGCAGACGCACCGACCCCATGGTTACTTTGTCCTCTGTGCTAGAAAGCCTCATCAACGATATGCGGGATCATCCAAAT ACATACCCCTTCCACACACCCGTCAATGCCAAGGTGGTGAAGGACTACTATAAAATCATTACTCGGCCCATGGATCTGCAGACGCTCAGGGAGAACGTGCGCAAGCGGATGTACCCGTCCAGGGAGGAGTTTCGTGAAGCTGTGGAgctcattgtgaaaaacagtgccACGTACAACG GCGCCAAACATCCGATCACTCAAGTGGCGCAGTCCATGCTGGACCTGTGCGACGCTAAACTGAAGGAG AAAGAGGACAGGCTGGTGAGGCTGGAGAAAGCCATCAACCCTCTGCTGGATGACGATGATCAAGTGGCCTTCTCCTTCATCTTGGACAACATTGTAACTCAGAAAATGATGATTGTTCCCGAT tcctGGCCATTTCACCATCCTGTCAACAAAAAGTTTGTGCCTGACTACTATAAGGTTATACCAAATCCCATGGATCTGGAGACCATCAGAAAG aacaTCTCCAAACACAAATACCAGAACCGAGACGCGTTTCTTTCTGATGTTAGTCTCATCCACGCCAACAGCATCAAGTATAATG GCCCAGACAGCCCATACACCAAGACAGCTCTGGATATAATCAGCATCTGTAAACAGACTCTGGCAGAG TATGATGAGCACTTGACACAGCTGGAGAAAGACATCTGCACTGCTAAGGAGGCAGCTCTAGACGCAGCAGATCTCGACGGTTTCGAATCCATGCCTGGGCCTTACACCCCGCAG GGACGGCACGGCAGGAGACCTGGAGAAGAGGAGTCAGATGTAGATATCGAAGGGTTtgaagaggaagatgatggGAAACCCAAAACTCCAGCTCCA GCAGAGGATGCTGAAGGGGATTtggaagatgaagatgatgatgacgagATGCTGCTGCCTCCTCGCCGGCGAGCACACGACCAAGATGAGGACGAAGAGGAGCGAGAGCATAGGAGATCAAGCCACCCGGCTCAGTCCAGCGTGCTGTATCAAGATCTGCTGATGTCAGATGGAGAGGATGATGCCAGCGAAGAGGAGGGCGACAATCCTTTCTCCT CCATTCAGCTGTCAGAGAGTGGCAGCGACTCCGACAGAGAGGTCAACGTGCGACCGCCGCCTCCACGGAGAACTCAGGAGACGGCCCGCATGGGCATGGAGCAGGACGAGAGCATGATGTCGTACGAAGGAGACGGGCCTGATGGGCCAACTTTAGAGGACAGCAACATCAG CTACGGCAGCTATGAGGAGACTGAGAGTCGTAGTCAGACGCAGACATCTACCATGATAAACGGTGAAGAATACGGGATcagtgaagaggaggaggatgaagaagatgaagcaCGGAGAAGAGGTCCAGCTGTGCTCTCCCAGGTCCAGCTGAGTGAAGACGAGGAGAGTGAAGAGTTTAGATCCATCGGAGGAGACAGCGACATGGACTCTGACAATTAA